One segment of Argiope bruennichi chromosome 11, qqArgBrue1.1, whole genome shotgun sequence DNA contains the following:
- the LOC129956486 gene encoding uncharacterized protein F54H12.2-like isoform X3 produces the protein MDSRACACLQSELDLFNVNPVQLSTEDSSFTEIFPVASLNEKTPIEFYVSGSGEHYLDLSHTLLHLQVKIKKRNGAVIGTPDQVAPINYLLNTIFSECSVTLNDKQVSSQANYAYRCIFDALLSPRAVQESMLTSGLFYKDAASKHESVELANVGDNANSGYQTRYNICKDSKLIDMIGPLHFDLGNQSKCLINSVNLRIKLERNKDSFALMSATQDFKVVIYHASLFVRKIKVAPSVVIAHELALSKGVIKMPIRRTEVKSFALSSGMQSITIPNAFIGQLPTRLIMGMVSNAAFNGDFSKNPFNFKHYDLSYLCILDGNRMIPSKPFQPKFDNSNSYSRCYMSLFTDLGRYHKDQDINISYTEYKDGYTLFAVDLTPDLNADGMHESISRNGNLTIDIKFSKALSETVNLIVFSEYRNTIEIDKSRSIFSDF, from the coding sequence ATGGATTCCCGAGCGTGTGCTTGCTTGCAGAGTGAATTAGACCTTTTTAACGTGAATCCTGTACAATTATCAACAGAAGACAGCTCATTCACTGAGATTTTTCCTGTTGCATCTCTGAATGAAAAGACGCCAATTGAATTTTACGTAAGCGGAAGTGGTGAACATTATCTGGACTTATCCCATACACTTTTGCATCtacaagtgaaaattaaaaagagaaatggaGCAGTAATTGGAACGCCTGATCAAGTGGCTCCTATCAATTATCTCCTTAATACGATATTTTCTGAATGTTCAGTTACATTAAATGACAAGCAGGTTTCTTCGCAAGCTAACTACGCATATAGATGTATTTTCGATGCTTTGCTTTCACCTCGAGCTGTTCAAGAATCAATGCTAACATCGGGTCTTTTCTACAAAGACGCTGCTTCTAAGCATGAATCAGTAGAACTAGCTAATGTTGGTGATAATGCAAATTCCGGTTACCAAACTAGATATAACATCTGCAAAGATAGTAAACTTATAGATATGATAGGTCCATTACATTTCGATCTAGGCAATCAGAGCAAATGTCTTATAAATTCGGTGAATCTTCGGatcaaattagaaagaaataaggATTCTTTTGCTCTGATGTCAGCCACGCAAGATTTTAAAGTAGTTATATATCATGCATcattatttgttaggaaaatTAAAGTCGCTCCCTCAGTCGTGATTGCCCATGAATTAGCTTTAAGCAAGGGAGTTATAAAAATGCCTATTCGCAGAACAGAAGTGAAATCATTCGCACTTTCTTCAGGAATGCAATCAATAACTATCCCTAATGCGTTCATTGGACAATTACCGACACGACTTATAATGGGTATGGTATCTAATGCTGCATTTAAtggggatttttcaaaaaatccattCAATTTCAAGCATTATGATTTATCATATCTTTGTATATTAGATGGCAATCGTATGATTCCGTCAAAGCCCtttcaaccaaaatttgataattctaacaGTTACAGCAGATGTTATATGAGTCTATTTACTGATTTGGGTAGATATCATAAAGATCAAGACATTAATATAAGTTACACTGAATATAAAGATGGGTATACGCTGTTCGCTGTAGATTTGACGCCCGATCTCAACGCGGACGGAATGCATGAAAGTATTTCACGCAATGGTAATTTaactattgatataaaattcagcAAAGCATTATCTGAAActgtaaatttaatagttttttcagaGTATCGAAATACTATAGAAATCGACAAAAGTCGcagtattttttcagatttttga
- the LOC129956486 gene encoding uncharacterized protein LOC129956486 isoform X1 — MSFNRIESSFRGYISAYRHSPIHSDPYNLYNEIRENIFLLLLEQNLPFRLLICISIEFIKDTHPDNLLQNAYFCSFAERIISYNQVKSKVKSCFQKIFNSIETYIQNGSGWVINKINFLDVNIGQYREPRGGCGNIKLPDCLKKKRTLLNIRCDDHKCFIYSCLAHLFPPEKNSNAPSSYQNKLKYLKLKNVTFPMKLSNIKHFESINSLKINIFTYDKEVFPIYISNKKLGSEINLLLYKEHYFLIKNLNRLLNSKKGIHHYCSRCLIGFQRRNSLVDHKRVCCQNAPQKLSPPKINTVKFTSIYKMLFHPFILYADFECITKNISTVLPNTSQSFSANLEHHEPISFALIAINIKNEIIYHKFYCGENPVQIFLKTIKKLAKSLFKRLSCNKPMIEENIPTGKPSTCYICKLKFEPSDRIVRDHCHVLGIFRGFCHNSCNLNLKRSNFIPVVIHNLKGYDSHLLLKHMSPEFAHQIDIIPTNSQKFTSFTLDNYIKFIDSYAFLDSSLSSLVEILKISEHRFDIFDSFFQNKTNRNLLKQKGFFPYSYFSSKDILKQKTFPPHEAFFNILTNSNITKKEYKHALRVYQEFHCKNFQDYLELYQNTDTILLAEVFQSFRQTSMMHYHLDPAHFLTIADLTWHSGLKFTGQELKLLSNVEDYVLLETQMRGGICFLGQRYAQANNPYLSCYNPDEPTNYIVNLDVNNLYGHCMSEYLPVGDFRWLSPEEIAVFDLANVSRYSETGYLLEVDLLYDKSAHDFHDFPLAAEHLNINKQMLSDYQKKILSEKNIPFTECKKLTPNFYPKKRYILHYRNLKYYLKHGMSLKKIYRILAFSQSDWLRSYINFNNEKRQQAKSEFEKSFFKKMNNAFFGKTCQNVRKRINLKTALTPAECRKHLASPLLEYFESINEDFAVFKMKKINLVLDKPIYVGFCVLELAKLHMYTLYYSKFKKYYKENCKLLYTDTDSLFMQIFTNNVYKDFKNEFFDIMDLSNYPSSSEFFNSENQNKLGFLKDETKSKPISEFIGLRCKMYSYKCENTETKKAKGVKQSCLRNITHEHFKTSLLNETIHRHEQYSIQSKSHILSTTISNKISLSPFYDKIFLNEDGVTGKCFGHYSLLEE; from the coding sequence ATGTCGTTTAATAGAATAGAATCAAGTTTTAGAGGTTATATTTCAGCTTACCGACACTCTCCGATACACTCTGATCCCTACAACTTATATAACGAAATTcgagaaaacattttcttactcTTATTAGAGCAAAACCTACCTTTCCGTCTTTTAATATGCATAagcattgaatttattaaagatactCATCCTGACAATTTACTGCAAAACGCTTACTTCTGTTCATTTGCTGAACGCATAATATCATATAACCAagtaaaaagtaaagttaaaagctgttttcagaaaatattcaattccatTGAAACATATATCCAAAACGGTAGTGGTtgggttattaataaaattaactttttagatgTTAATATCGGACAGTACAGAGAACCGCGGGGAGGTTGCGGTAATATAAAATTACctgactgtttaaaaaaaaaaagaactcttctAAATATACGTTGCGATGATCACAAATGCTTCATATATAGTTGCTTAGCTCATCTCTTTCCtcctgaaaaaaattctaatgctcCAAGCAGTtaccaaaataaactaaaatacttaaaattgaaaaatgtaacctTCCCCATGAAACTCTCTAAcataaagcattttgaaagtaTCAACagcttaaagataaatatttttacttatgacaAAGAAGTTTTCCCCATATATATCAGTAATAAAAAGTTGGGTTcggaaataaatttacttctgtATAAAGAGCAttacttcttaattaaaaatctaaatcgtTTATTAAACTCCAAAAAAGGGATTCATCATTATTGCTCGCGATGCCTGATTGGATTTCAGAGGCGAAATAGTCTTGTAGATCATAAGCGAGTGTGTTGCCAAAATGCCCCCCAAAAACTATCCCCGCCTAAAATAAACACTGTAAAATTTACTAGCATTTACAAAATGTTGTTCCATCCTTTTATTTTGTATGCGGATTTTGAATGCATAACGAAAAATATATCTACTGTTTTACCAAATACATCTCAGAGTTTTTCAGCCAACCTAGAGCATCACGAACCAATCAGTTTCGCATTaatagcaattaatataaaaaatgaaataatatatcacaAATTCTATTGCGGAGAAAATccagtacaaatatttttaaaaacaataaaaaaattagcaaaatctttatttaaaagactATCATGCAATAAACCAATGATCGAGGAAAATATACCAACGGGAAAGCCTAGCACATGTTACATATGCAAGTTAAAATTTGAACCGAGTGATCGCATTGTCAGAGATCATTGCCATGTTTTAGGCATATTTAGAGGTTTCTGTCACaattcatgcaatttaaatttaaaaagaagtaatttcatTCCTGTAGTCATTCACAACCTTAAGGGGTACGATTCCCACTTATTGTTAAAACATATGTCTCCAGAATTCGCGCATCAGATTGATATAATTCCGACGAATAGTCAAAAATTTACTAGTTTCACCCtcgataattacattaaatttattgattcgtACGCATTTCTTGATTCTTCCTTATCTTCTcttgtagaaattttgaaaatttctgaacatCGGTTTgacatttttgattcttttttccaaaataaaacaaatagaaacttactcaaacaaaaaggattttttccttatagctatttttcatcaaaagatattttaaaacaaaagacatTTCCACCTCACGAagccttttttaacattttgacgaattcgaacataacaaaaaaagaatacaaacacgCACTGAGGGTTTACCaagaatttcattgtaaaaattttcaagattaccTTGAATTGTATCAAAATACAGATACAATTCTTTTAGCTGAAGTATTTCAATCGTTTCGACAAACAAGCATGATGCACTATCATTTGGACCCTGCTCATTTCCTAACTATTGCTGATTTAACGTGGCATTCTGGTTTAAAATTCACAGGTCaggaattaaaattgttatcgaATGTAGAAGACTATGTCTTACTTGAGACTCAAATGAGAGGTGGAATTTGCTTTCTCGGTCAAAGATATGCCCAGGCAAATAATCCATATCTTTCTTGTTATAACCCCGATGAACCTACAAATTATATTGTGAATTTAGATGTTAACAATCTTTACGGACATTGCATGTCTGAATATCTACCTGTGGGGGATTTTCGTTGGCTTTCACCTGAAGAAATAGCTGTTTTTGATTTAGCAAATGTATCTCGATACTCAGAAACGGGATATTTATTAGAGGTAGATTTACTATATGATAAATCAGCTCATGATTTCCATGATTTTCCCTTAGCAGCAgaacacttaaatataaataaacaaatgttatcagattatcaaaaaaaaatattgtctgaaaaaaatattccattcaccgagtgtaaaaagttaacaccaaatttttatccaaagaaacgCTACATTTTACACTACAGGaacttaaaatactatttaaagcatgggatgtctttaaaaaaaatttatcggaTCTTGGCTTTTTCACAATCAGACTGGTTGCGaagctatataaattttaataatgaaaaacgcCAACAAGCCAAAAGCGagtttgaaaaatctttctttaaaaaaatgaataatgctttTTTCGGCAAAACATGCCAAAACGtcagaaaaagaattaacttAAAGACTGCTCTTACACCCGCTGAATGTAGAAAGCATTTAGCAAGTCCTTTACTTGAATACTTTGAGAGCATAAACGAAGACTTCGCTgtctttaagatgaaaaaaattaatctagttCTCGACAAACCAATTTATGTAGGATTTTGCGTGCTTGAGCTAGCTAAATTACACATGTATACTTTATATTActctaagttcaaaaaatattataaagaaaattgcaaactCTTATACACAGATACTGATTCTctattcatgcaaatatttacaaataatgtttacaaagattttaaaaacgaattttttgatATCATGGATCTAAGCAACTATCCATCttcaagtgaattttttaattcggAGAACCAAAATAAGTTAGGGTTTTTAAAAGACGAAACGAAATCTAAACCTATTTCAGAATTTATCGGTTTACGATGCAAAATGTACAGCTACAAATGTGAAAATACTGAAACGAAAAAGGCAAAAGGTGTAAAACAGAGTTGTTTAAGAAACATAacacatgaacattttaaaacctcTTTACTTAATGAAACGATTCATCGTCACGAGCAATATTCTATACAGTCAAAATCACATATTCTTTCTACAaccatatcaaacaaaatttctttatctccgttttacgataaaatatttttgaatgaggaTGGTGTGACCGGAAAATGCTTTGGTCACTATTCCTTGCTTGAAGAATAA